A single window of Oxyura jamaicensis isolate SHBP4307 breed ruddy duck chromosome 3, BPBGC_Ojam_1.0, whole genome shotgun sequence DNA harbors:
- the PM20D2 gene encoding peptidase M20 domain-containing protein 2 isoform X1, whose translation MRPQEVLLEELKQRACEGVELNAARLGALSRSIWSRPELAYEEHHAHDALTRFFASGELPGAAWAVRPRYKLGTAFRAEWGTAGSQGPRAPLRLAFLCEYDALPGIGHACGHNLIAEVGAAAALGLKAALESLPQPAPIAVQIAVLGTPAEEQGGGKIDLINAGAFDDLDVVFMAHPSQENAAYLPDVAEHDVTVKYYGKASHAAAYPWEGVNALDAAVLAYNNLSVLRQQMKPTWRVHGVIKNGGVKPNIIPSYTELEFYLRAPSMKDLSVLTEKVENCFKAAALATGCRVEIKGGENDYYNVLPNKSLEKAYKENGKKLGIEFISEDCILNGLSGSTDFGNVTFVVPGLHPYFYIGSDALNHTEQYTEAAGSQNAQFYALRTAKALAMTALDVIFKPDLLEQVREDFRQVKLKEEGQLNPAEPGKESGVDTGACASH comes from the exons ATGAGGCCGCAGGAGGTGttgctggaggagctgaagcAGCGGGCGTGTGAGGGCGTGGAGCTGAATGCGGCGCGGCTGGGCGCCCTGAGCCGCAGCATCTGGAGCCGGCCCGAGCTGGCCTACGAGGAGCACCACGCTCACGACGCCCTCACCCGCTTCTTCGCCAGCGGGGAGCTGCCGGGCGCCGCCTGGGCCGTGCGGCCCCGCTACAAGCTGGGCACGGCCTTCCGCGCCGAGTGGGGCACCGCCGGGTCTCAGGGACCCCGGGCCCCGCTCCGCCTCGCCTTCCTCTGCGAGTACGACGCGCTGCCCGGCATCGGGCACGCCTGCGGGCACAACCTCATCGCCGAGGtgggggccgccgccgccctggGGCTCAAGGCTGCCCTGGAGAGCCTGCCGCAGCCTGCTCCCATTGCCGTGCAG ATCGCCGTGCTGGGGACGCCTGCGGAGGAGCAAGGAGGTGGCAAAATTGACCTGATAAACGCCGGGGCGTTTGATGACCTGGATGTGGTGTTTATGGCGCACCCGTCTCAAGAAAACGCAGCGTATCTGCCTGATGTAGCTGAGCACGA CGTGACTGTGAAATACTATGGAAAAGCTTCTCATGCTGCTGCTTATCCTTGGGAAGGAGTTAATGCATTAGATGCTGCTGTTCTTGCATACAACAATCTGTCTGTTTTAAGACAGCAAATGAAACCAACCTGGAGAGTTCATG gcGTAATAAAAAATGGTGGTGTGAAACCTAACATTATTCCTTCTTACACTGAGCTGGAGTTTTACTTGCGTGCCCCGTCAATGAAAGATCTTTCTGTTCTGACAGAGAAGGTTGAGAACTGCTTCAAAGCTGCAGCACTGGCCACAGGATGCAGA GTAGAAATAAAAGGTGGTGAGAATGATTACTACAATGTGCTTCCAAATaagagcctggagaaggcttacaaggaaaatggaaagaagctTGGAATAGAATTTATATCAGAAGACTGTATTTTGAATGGTTTGTCAG GTTCCACGGACTTTGGAAACGTTACCTTTGTAGTCCCTGGGCTTCatccttatttttatattggCTCTGATGCATTGAATCATACTGAGCAGTACACAGAAGCTGCAG gGTCACAGAATGCTCAGTTCTATGCTTTGCGCACAGCAAAAGCTTTGGCAATGACAGCACTCGATGTCATTTTCAAGCCAGATCTTTTAGAACAAGTCAGGGAAGACTTTAGACAAGTGAAGCTAAAAGAAGAGGGGCAACTAAATCCAGCAGAACCTGGCAAAGAATCTGGTGTTGACACAGGAGCATGTGCATCACACTAA
- the PM20D2 gene encoding peptidase M20 domain-containing protein 2 isoform X2, with product MRPQEVLLEELKQRACEGVELNAARLGALSRSIWSRPELAYEEHHAHDALTRFFASGELPGAAWAVRPRYKLGTAFRAEWGTAGSQGPRAPLRLAFLCEYDALPGIGHACGHNLIAEVGAAAALGLKAALESLPQPAPIAVQIAVLGTPAEEQGGGKIDLINAGAFDDLDVVFMAHPSQENAAYLPDVAEHDVTVKYYGKASHAAAYPWEGVNALDAAVLAYNNLSVLRQQMKPTWRVHGVIKNGGVKPNIIPSYTELEFYLRAPSMKDLSVLTEKVENCFKAAALATGCRVEIKGGENDYYNVLPNKSLEKAYKENGKKLGIEFISEDCILNGLSGYQFLLLKGKEDSSVASPCLCSRKVVNR from the exons ATGAGGCCGCAGGAGGTGttgctggaggagctgaagcAGCGGGCGTGTGAGGGCGTGGAGCTGAATGCGGCGCGGCTGGGCGCCCTGAGCCGCAGCATCTGGAGCCGGCCCGAGCTGGCCTACGAGGAGCACCACGCTCACGACGCCCTCACCCGCTTCTTCGCCAGCGGGGAGCTGCCGGGCGCCGCCTGGGCCGTGCGGCCCCGCTACAAGCTGGGCACGGCCTTCCGCGCCGAGTGGGGCACCGCCGGGTCTCAGGGACCCCGGGCCCCGCTCCGCCTCGCCTTCCTCTGCGAGTACGACGCGCTGCCCGGCATCGGGCACGCCTGCGGGCACAACCTCATCGCCGAGGtgggggccgccgccgccctggGGCTCAAGGCTGCCCTGGAGAGCCTGCCGCAGCCTGCTCCCATTGCCGTGCAG ATCGCCGTGCTGGGGACGCCTGCGGAGGAGCAAGGAGGTGGCAAAATTGACCTGATAAACGCCGGGGCGTTTGATGACCTGGATGTGGTGTTTATGGCGCACCCGTCTCAAGAAAACGCAGCGTATCTGCCTGATGTAGCTGAGCACGA CGTGACTGTGAAATACTATGGAAAAGCTTCTCATGCTGCTGCTTATCCTTGGGAAGGAGTTAATGCATTAGATGCTGCTGTTCTTGCATACAACAATCTGTCTGTTTTAAGACAGCAAATGAAACCAACCTGGAGAGTTCATG gcGTAATAAAAAATGGTGGTGTGAAACCTAACATTATTCCTTCTTACACTGAGCTGGAGTTTTACTTGCGTGCCCCGTCAATGAAAGATCTTTCTGTTCTGACAGAGAAGGTTGAGAACTGCTTCAAAGCTGCAGCACTGGCCACAGGATGCAGA GTAGAAATAAAAGGTGGTGAGAATGATTACTACAATGTGCTTCCAAATaagagcctggagaaggcttacaaggaaaatggaaagaagctTGGAATAGAATTTATATCAGAAGACTGTATTTTGAATGGTTTGTCAG gatatcagtttcttctgttgaaagggaaggaagataGCTCAGTTGCTTCTCCATGTCTGTGCAGCAGAAAAGTCGTTAACAGATGA